Proteins encoded by one window of Chondromyces crocatus:
- a CDS encoding TerB family tellurite resistance protein has protein sequence MGDVKTAQGLSGVQEMLERMQAYQASLANEQEARAHQEAEQARAAAAVNTSFGALVEAAVLVAMADGQFSAAESKRLVEHVLPLTGGKLDAAQVEALVQEASARVQGEGAAARTGAVASVLSDVELRRAALLVAGAVGWAEGGINQKEGLALQALARAFGIPIEELHKLLAQAHQR, from the coding sequence ATGGGAGACGTGAAGACCGCGCAGGGGCTGAGCGGCGTCCAGGAGATGCTGGAGCGGATGCAGGCTTACCAGGCATCGCTCGCCAACGAACAAGAAGCCCGGGCACACCAGGAGGCCGAACAAGCGAGGGCGGCAGCCGCCGTGAACACCTCGTTCGGCGCCCTGGTGGAGGCTGCCGTGCTCGTGGCGATGGCGGATGGGCAGTTCTCGGCTGCGGAATCGAAGCGGCTGGTCGAGCATGTGCTCCCTCTCACGGGGGGGAAGCTCGACGCTGCGCAGGTGGAGGCTTTGGTGCAAGAAGCGTCGGCTCGTGTCCAGGGTGAGGGGGCTGCTGCCCGCACGGGGGCCGTGGCATCGGTGCTGTCGGATGTCGAGCTTCGCCGGGCCGCGCTGCTCGTGGCGGGGGCGGTCGGCTGGGCCGAGGGCGGGATCAACCAGAAGGAGGGGCTGGCGCTGCAGGCGCTGGCGCGTGCGTTCGGTATCCCGATCGAGGAGTTGCACAAACTCCTCGCCCAAGCCCATCAGCGTTGA
- a CDS encoding glycosyltransferase family 4 protein gives MTTSYPRNADDPSGHFVRSSARAHAIAGDDVHVIAPGGSAWTPPERDGPLQIHRAGGGALFTWPGALARTRQAPWRLLDGIPFTAGVLHRLRTIHPVDLAVAHWIIPSAFPLLHAIPRVPLCVHAHGADVRLLRQAPRQLREFILHLLLERGAHFVFAARALRDSLVDALPSPLASALMRAASVEPPSIEIPDVAVRAKALRDSLQLDPHQRLAVTVSRLIPSKRVDLVVEAARVSPPSLRYCIVGDGPEQGALTRTSSPSIRFLGALPRTEALSWIAAADVLLHPSTVEAAPTVIREARALGVPVVACAAGDVAAWAAHDPGIHITAPDHRAIARVLATIARRAFPE, from the coding sequence GTGACGACATCCTATCCGAGGAACGCGGACGATCCCTCTGGTCACTTCGTCCGCTCGTCGGCGAGAGCGCACGCCATCGCAGGCGATGACGTGCACGTCATCGCTCCCGGTGGGTCGGCGTGGACGCCGCCCGAGCGGGACGGCCCACTTCAGATCCACCGCGCCGGAGGTGGCGCTCTGTTCACCTGGCCAGGAGCGCTGGCCCGGACGCGACAGGCTCCCTGGCGCCTCCTCGACGGCATTCCTTTCACAGCAGGCGTTCTTCACCGGTTGCGCACCATCCACCCGGTGGATCTGGCGGTCGCACACTGGATCATCCCATCGGCATTCCCTCTCCTCCATGCCATCCCCAGGGTTCCACTCTGTGTGCACGCCCATGGCGCCGATGTTCGCCTCCTCCGCCAGGCGCCTCGCCAGCTCCGCGAGTTCATCCTCCATCTCCTGCTCGAGCGTGGCGCCCACTTCGTCTTCGCGGCCCGAGCGTTGCGCGACAGCCTCGTCGACGCGCTCCCCTCACCGCTCGCGAGCGCCTTGATGCGCGCGGCGAGCGTCGAGCCTCCGAGCATCGAAATTCCGGACGTCGCCGTGCGCGCGAAAGCTCTCCGAGACTCCCTCCAGCTCGACCCTCACCAGCGACTCGCGGTGACTGTGAGCCGACTGATCCCTTCCAAGCGGGTCGATCTCGTCGTCGAAGCGGCGCGCGTGTCGCCTCCCTCCTTGCGATACTGCATCGTGGGCGACGGACCGGAGCAGGGCGCGCTCACCCGCACGTCCAGTCCATCCATCCGCTTTCTGGGAGCGCTTCCCCGCACCGAAGCGCTCTCCTGGATCGCAGCAGCAGACGTCCTGCTCCACCCGTCCACCGTCGAAGCGGCCCCCACCGTCATCCGGGAGGCTCGCGCGCTCGGGGTCCCCGTCGTCGCGTGTGCTGCCGGCGATGTTGCAGCCTGGGCCGCCCACGACCCAGGCATCCACATCACCGCGCCCGACCACCGAGCCATCGCTCGGGTCCTCGCGACGATCGCCCGACGAGCCTTCCCCGAGTGA
- the rpsU gene encoding 30S ribosomal protein S21, translating into MPTDAIQCKPLEVAVGDKGIERAIKHLKRKMAAEGILRELKRRRHYMKPSVKRRKKASEAARRRRKRSKMDLMA; encoded by the coding sequence ATGCCGACCGACGCTATTCAGTGCAAACCGCTCGAAGTCGCAGTGGGCGACAAAGGCATCGAGCGCGCCATCAAGCATCTCAAGCGCAAGATGGCCGCCGAGGGGATCCTGCGTGAGCTGAAGCGGCGCCGGCACTACATGAAGCCGTCGGTCAAGCGTCGCAAGAAGGCTTCCGAAGCGGCTCGTCGTCGTCGGAAGCGCTCCAAGATGGACCTGATGGCATAG